From the genome of Ectobacillus sp. JY-23, one region includes:
- a CDS encoding 2-isopropylmalate synthase, with amino-acid sequence MDHTDQSHQEEYAAEISPGYRQDVRKEEPPHLSPLLMGTVVFGIIFIVLLISYLQ; translated from the coding sequence ATGGATCACACTGATCAGTCTCATCAAGAAGAGTATGCAGCTGAAATTTCACCTGGTTATCGACAGGATGTTAGAAAGGAAGAGCCTCCTCATCTATCTCCATTATTAATGGGAACTGTTGTGTTTGGAATTATTTTTATTGTCCTGCTTATTTCCTATTTACAATGA
- a CDS encoding DUF350 domain-containing protein, translated as MLNFLSYAGIGIAMLFVGLLMFEITTSTKEFKLIGKGNQAAAMSLGGKLLGLAFVLGSAIANSVSITDMLLWGTIGIVAQIIFFYLAELVTIRFSIKDAIEADNKAVGIMILLLSLSIGWVLAQCLTY; from the coding sequence ATTTTAAATTTTCTCTCTTATGCAGGTATTGGCATTGCAATGTTATTTGTTGGTTTACTAATGTTTGAAATTACCACATCAACAAAAGAATTTAAACTTATTGGTAAAGGGAATCAAGCAGCTGCAATGTCACTTGGAGGTAAACTCCTTGGTTTGGCGTTTGTTCTAGGTTCAGCCATTGCTAACTCTGTTTCCATTACAGATATGTTGCTATGGGGTACCATCGGCATTGTAGCGCAAATCATCTTTTTTTACTTAGCAGAACTCGTTACAATTCGCTTTAGTATTAAAGATGCCATTGAGGCTGATAACAAAGCTGTTGGTATTATGATACTGTTACTATCTCTGTCTATCGGTTGGGTACTTGCACAATGCCTGACTTATTAA